Proteins encoded within one genomic window of Episyrphus balteatus chromosome 1, idEpiBalt1.1, whole genome shotgun sequence:
- the LOC129908416 gene encoding uncharacterized protein LOC129908416 translates to MEFSGLGNNKNGSCHNFVDMKIKSIHTSFETDARAFVLKTITGLLPNREVLPNQWGHIQGLCLADPSFFKPSSVDLLLGSGVFAEVVLPEIVRGNEPVAPIAQNTQLGWIVFGNAPIQTCRVHLQLVDIDTQFRKFWEIEEAPFENPETAENIACEEHFKTHTRRLPDGRFEVSLPFKEGVRPALGASQQGALRRFLQLERRFDNNPQLQKEYSACMSEYIQLDQMEKVDVSQGEILQSPFHYVVPHHAVFKESSTTTKLRVVFDAAFKTTNGTSLNEHLLVGPKTQSNIMDIILKWRKFKITLTADIEKMYRQIKMKKPDTFYQLIYWRDNKMSPLQLYRLKTVTFGTASAPYLATRTLNKLADDEKDKYPLAAQMIRHDMYVDDLVSGADSVQEAQQKVAEINHLLSSAGFHLRKWASNSEDALINIAPQEREVDFLLPFDSSEHIKTLGIKWLPASDSFTFQWTQSKTAEVTKRTILSTIAKLFDPLGWISPCVISAKIIMQKLWVKGLAWDVPVPLDLQREWFALRADLPSLEKIRIPRWICTEKENLELELHGFSDASMKAYGAVVYLRVLNRSNKIHTHLVMSKTRVAPLNTVSLPRLELCGAVMLARLLCHVKDVLQLGQMKTYAWTDSTITLCWIAAPPSKWKTFISNRVAEIQRLTNVNIWNHVPTKLNPADLASRGISPSELKANTLWWRGPEYLQTNWKFTFPSPARTYETEEELRPVKIHCAIESENRVSTLFHKTSDFRKLVRIIAYCRRIVRFCLKKLPMKEIISPLTTIELQYATSNCIRAAQKVTFPEEISDLIKNPSSSKHFGALHPFIDRNGILRVGGRLQNSNLQYEQQHPVILKPEHVLSKLLVREAHEKTLHGGLQQMVTYLRNKYWIFNLKRSVKKYIHDCVICFRFKAKPMQQLMGNLPAARVRVSRPFTHTGVDYAGPIEVKAWKGRGGKVHKGYFAIFVCLSTKAVHLEAVSDMTTQAFLAAFRRFTARRGVCTEIYSDCGKNFVGANTELQKMMKAAEIDWQHISTTTTNVGTKWNFIPPASPHFGGLWEAGVKSVKFHLKRVVRNETLTFEELSTLLTEIEACLNSRPLCPVSDNIDDFEILTPAHFLFGTSAHLIPEADLAEKISNLDRWNKIQIAVHSFWKQWSSEYLARLQQRPKWLKTETQPKIGDLVLLKDERLPPSQWALARITSLIPGKDDLTRVVKIRTQSGEFKRPITKLCLLPSNKTSDENAII, encoded by the coding sequence ATGGAATTCTCTGGATTGGGAAATAACAAAAATGGTTCGTGTCACAACTTTGTCGATATGAAAATCAAATCTATACATACCTCTTTTGAAACGGATGCTAGGGCGTTTGTTCTCAAAACTATAACTGGTTTACTTCCCAACAGAGAAGTGCTTCCTAATCAATGGGGTCACATTCAGGGTTTGTGTTTAGCTGATCCTTCTTTCTTTAAGCCGTCTAGTGTTGATTTGCTCCTAGGTAGTGGTGTCTTTGCTGAGGTCGTTTTGCCAGAAATTGTTAGGGGTAATGAGCCTGTGGCACCAATTGCTCAGAATACTCAACTCGGTTGGATTGTTTTTGGCAATGCGCCAATTCAAACTTGCCGTGTCCACCTGCAGCTTGTTGATATCGATACTCAGTTTCgaaaattttgggaaatcgaaGAAGCACCATTTGAAAATCCAGAAACTGCAGAAAACATCGCTTGTGAGGAGCACTTCAAAACCCACACCAGACGTTTGCCAGATGGAAGATTCGAAGTTTCACTACCATTCAAAGAAGGTGTTCGACCAGCACTAGGAGCAAGTCAACAGGGAGCACTGCGAAGATTTCTCCAGCTTGAAAGAAGATTCGACAACAATCCTCAACTACAGAAGGAGTACTCAGCGTGCATGTCCGAGTATATTCAGCTCGATCAGATGGAAAAAGTAGATGTCAGCCAAGGTGAAATTCTCCAATCTCCATTCCACTATGTTGTGCCACATCATGCCGTGTTCAAGGAATCCAGTACAACAACGAAGCTGAGGGTAGTTTTCGATGCTGCTTTTAAAACTACAAATGGAACTTCGTTAAATGAACATCTTTTGGTTGGACCTAAAACACAATCAAATATAATGGACATCATATTAAAATGGAGGAAATTCAAGATTACCTTGACGGCTGACATCGAAAAAATGTACCGGCAGATCAAGATGAAAAAACCAGATACCTTTTATCAGCTGATTTACTGGCGAGACAACAAGATGAGTCCTCTGCAGCTATATCGATTAAAAACCGTCACTTTTGGAACAGCATCCGCTCCATATTTGGCTACTCGCACGTTAAACAAACTTGCTGATGACGAAAAGGACAAATATCCATTGGCAGCCCAGATGATACGTCACGATATGTACGTTGATGATTTGGTCAGCGGAGCAGACTCAGTACAAGAAGCTCAACAAAAAGTAGCTGAAATCAACCACCTTCTATCATCAGCTGGTTTCCATTTACGCAAATGGGCGAGCAATTCTGAAGATGCTTTGATCAATATTGCACCCCAAGAACGTGAAGTTGATTTTCTGCTGCCTTTCGATTCATCAGAACACATAAAAACCTTGGGCATTAAATGGCTTCCTGCAAGCGACTCATTCACTTTTCAGTGGACTCAATCCAAAACAGCTGAAGTTACCAAACGGACCATCTTATCAACCATTGCTAAGCTTTTCGATCCACTTGGTTGGATTTCTCCGTGCGTAATTTCTGCGAAAATTATTATGCAAAAATTGTGGGTAAAGGGTTTAGCATGGGATGTTCCTGTTCCACTCGATCTGCAACGAGAATGGTTTGCTTTACGAGCAGATTTGCCAAGTCTCGAAAAAATTCGAATACCAAGATGgatttgtactgaaaaagaaaatttggagttagaGTTGCACGGTTTTAGTGACGCTTCTATGAAAGCATATGGGGCAGTAGTCTACCTTAGAGTTCTGAACAGAAGCAACAAAATTCACACTCACCTTGTTATGTCCAAAACTAGAGTCGCTCCTCTTAATACAGTTTCGCTTCCTAGACTTGAGTTATGCGGGGCTGTTATGTTAGCTCGTCTTTTATGTCATGTAAAAGATGTTTTACAATTAGGCCAGATGAAGACATACGCGTGGACAGATTCCACAATCACATTATGTTGGATTGCTGCACCACCATCAAAGTGGAAAACATTCATTAGCAATAGAGTGGCCGAAATTCAGAGGTTAACGAACGTAAACATTTGGAATCACGTTCCCACTAAACTGAATCCTGCAGACTTAGCATCGAGAGGAATTTCGCCATCAGAATTAAAAGCCAACACGCTTTGGTGGCGAGGACCAGAATATCTTCAAACAAACTGGAAATTTACTTTTCCCAGTCCAGCAAGAACGTAcgaaactgaagaagaattgaGACCAGTAAAAATCCATTGTGCCATAGAATCTGAAAATCGAGTTTCAACATTATTTCATAAAACATCAGATTTTAGAAAACTAGTACGAATCATCGCTTATTGCCGGAGGATTGTACGATTTTGCTTGAAAAAACTCCCGATGAAGGAAATAATTTCACCACTTACCACTATCGAGTTACAATATGCAACATCCAACTGTATCAGAGCTGCCCAAAAAGTGACGTTTCCTGAAGAAATTTCGGACCTTATCAAGAATCCATCATCATCGAAACATTTTGGAGCACTGCATCCCTTCATTGACCGAAATGGTATACTTCGAGTTGGAGGACGtcttcaaaattcaaatttacaatATGAACAACAACATCCTGTTATTTTAAAACCAGAACATGTCCTTTCGAAGTTGCTTGTCAGAGAAGCACATGAAAAAACGCTCCATGGTGGACTCCAGCAAATGGTCACCTATCTTCGCAACAAATATTGGATTTTCAATCTAAAGAGAAGtgtgaaaaaatatattcatgaCTGTGTAATTTGCTTCCGATTTAAGGCCAAACCAATGCAACAACTAATGGGTAACTTACCAGCTGCTCGTGTCAGAGTCTCCCGACCATTTACACATACCGGAGTAGACTATGCCGGACCGATCGAAGTTAAGGCCTGGAAAGGACGCGGAGGCAAGGTTCACAAGGGATATTTTGCGATATTCGTTTGTTTATCCACCAAGGCAGTCCACTTGGAAGCCGTAAGTGATATGACCACGCAGGCATTTTTGGCAGCATTCAGGAGGTTTACTGCACGTCGAGGTGTTTGCACTGAAATATACAGCGACTGCGGCAAAAACTTCGTAGGCGCCAATACTGAGCTCCAAAAGATGATGAAGGCTGCAGAAATAGATTGGCAGCATatctcaacaacaacaacaaacgtcGGAACCAAATGGAACTTCATTCCTCCCGCTTCTCCCCATTTCGGTGGATTATGGGAAGCCGGAGTGAAATCCGTAAAGTTTCACTtgaaacgggttgtcagaaatGAAACCCTTACATTCGAGGAGCTCAGCACGCTTCTGACCGAAATAGAAGCGTGTTTAAACTCGAGACCTCTTTGTCCAGTTTCCGACAACATTGACGACTTCGAAATTCTCACGCCTGCACATTTCCTGTTTGGAACATCGGCCCATCTAATACCAGAAGCGGACTTGGCAGAAAAGATTTCCAACCTTGATAGGTGGAATAAAATCCAAATTGCTGTCCACTCCTTTTGGAAGCAGTGGAGCAGCGAGTATTTAGCTCGTCTTCAGCAACGACCGAAATGGTTGAAAACGGAAACACAGCCCAAAATCGGAGACCTGGTTTTGCTGAAAGATGAGCGTTTGCCACCATCACAATGGGCCCTTGCACGAATCACATCGTTAATACCAGGAAAAGATGATCTTACTCGTGTCGTCAAAATTAGAACGCAATCTGGAGAGTTCAAAAGACCAATTACAAAATTATGCCTACTACCGTCAAACAAAACCTCAGACGAAAATGCTATTATCTAA